The following are encoded in a window of Megalobrama amblycephala isolate DHTTF-2021 linkage group LG19, ASM1881202v1, whole genome shotgun sequence genomic DNA:
- the LOC125254054 gene encoding AMP deaminase 3-like — MAPLLAEMPHQFIKNSLKEVDEKVRLMAEKVYASALKEEESKNTLSMFTVPEDCPIGLHQAKEWELRKEMEEQMSEKFVKRKQSLKLMRSQSISLQIPVAPDWAMSVISPLLTPSTPTGPKPVNIPEFQRVTISGDYCAGTTVEDYEQAAKALLTALFIREKYSRLAYHRFPRTTARFLRSANNEKWSEEDEVLPDICPPLNEGEDPYSMEDLPQNLNYSLRMKDGIIYVYDNEDALKQDQPRSLPYPDLETFAIDLSHVLAMIADGPTKTYCHRRLNFLMSKFQLHEMLNEMAELKELKCVPHRDFYNVRKVDTHIHAAACMNQKHLLKFIQDTYKTEAERVVLEKNGKKLTLKQVFDNLKMDPYDLTVDSLDVHAGRQTFHRFDKFNSKYNPVGASELREIYIKSDNYINGEYFARLIKEVAHDLEESKYQHAEPRLSIYGRAPEEWDSLSKWFINQKLYSPNMRWIIQVPRIYDIFRSKKIVPNFAKMLENIFLPLFQATVNPQKHKETHVFLKHVTGFDSVDDESKHSDHLFTYKSPKPEEWTMEENPPYTYYLFHMYANIMVLNNLRKERGLNTFQFRPHCGEAGSITHLVSAFLTADNISHGLNLKKSPVLQYLFYLAQVPIAMSPLSNNSLFLEYSKNPLREFLQKGLCVSLSTDDPLQFHYTKEALMEEYAIAAQLWKLSTCDVCEIARNSVLQSGLSHQEKKHFLGENYLQDGPEGNDIRRTNVAQIRMAYRHEILCNELSFLVDAVKSEALSAQAP; from the exons ATGGCACCACTCCTTGCAGAAATGCCACATCAGTTCATAAAAAACTCTCTCAAAGAAGTGGATGAGAAAGTTCGACTCATGGCTGAGAAAGTGTACGCTTCAGCTCTGAAGGAAGAAGAAAGTAAGAACACCTTGTCCATGTTCACTGTTCCTGAGGACTGTCCCATTGGCTTGCATCAGGCCAAGGAGTGGGAGCTACGCAAAGAGATGGAGGAGCAGATGTCAGAGAAATTTGTTAAGAG GAAACAGAGTTTGAAGCTGATGCGATCCCAATCAATTTCCTTGCAAATCCCTGTCGCTCCAGATTGGGCTATGTCTGTGATTTCACCACTGCTGACCCCTTCCACACCCACAGGCCCTAAGCCAGTCAATATCCCAGAATTCCAGAGGGTCACCATCAGTGGAGACTACTGTGCAGGG ACAACAGTCGAGGACTATGAGCAGGCAGCAAAAGCTCTGCTGACAGCACTCTTCATCAGAGAAAAATATTCCCGGCTGGCATATCACCGCTTCCCCAGGACCACAGCCAGGTTTCTAAGGAGTGCCAATAATGAGAAATGGAGTGAGGAGGATGAAGTGCTTCCAG ATATCTGCCCCCCTCTAAATGAGGGTGAGGATCCCTACAGTATGGAAGACCTCCCACAGAATCTGAACTACTCCCTGAGGATGAAAGATGGAATCATATATGTCTATGATAATGAGGATGCCTTAAAACAGGATCAGCCGCGGAGCTTGCCATATCCTGACTTGGAAACTTTTGCCATTGACTTGAGCCACGTCCTTGCCATGATTGCAGACGGACCAAC GAAGACCTATTGTCACAGAAGGCTTAACTTCCTGATGTCCAAGTTCCAACTACATGAAATGCTGAACGAGATGGCCGAGTTAAAGGAACTGAAATGCGTTCCTCACAGAGACTTCTACAATGTCAGAAAG GTTGATACGCACATTCACGCAGCTGCCTGCATGAACCAGAAGCATCTTCTGAAGTTCATCCAGGACACCTATAAGACAGAAGCGGAGCGAGTGGTGCTGGAGAAGAACGGAAAGAAGCTCACCCTCAAACAGGTGTTTGACAATCTGAAAATGGACCCTTACGATCTCACAGTAGACTCATTAGATGTACACGCG GGCAGACAAACCTTTCATCGCTTTGATAAATTCAATTCCAAATACAACCCAGTGGGTGCTAGTGAGCTCCGAGAGATCTACATCAAAAGTGACAACTACATCAATGGAGAATATTTTGCACGTCTCATCAAG GAGGTTGCTCATGACCTGGAGGAGAGTAAATATCAGCATGCAGAACCCCGTCTCTCAATTTATGGCCGAGCCCCTGAAGAGTGGGACAGTCTGTCCAAATGGTTTATCAATCAAAAGTTATACTCCCCTAACATGAGATGGATCATACAAGTGCCCAGGATTTA TGACATTTTCAGATCAAAGAAGATTGTTCCCAACTTCGCCAAGATGCTAGAGAACATCTTCCTCCCACTGTTTCAGGCCACCGTTAACCCTCAGAAGCACAAAGAAACGCATGTCTTCCTGAAACAT gtGACAGGGTTCGACAGTGTGGATGATGAGTCCAAACACAGTGATCACTTATTCACCTATAAGAGTCCAAAACCAGAAGAGTGGACCATGGAGGAAAACCCACCATACACTTACTACCTCTTCCACATGTATGCCAACATCATGGTCCTCAACAACCTACGAAA ggaacGTGGTCTCAATACCTTCCAGTTCCGTCCTCACTGTGGCGAGGCAGGATCCATCACCCATCTGGTGTCAGCCTTCCTCACAGCTGACAACATCTCTCACGGACTCAATCTGAAGAAG AGTCCTGTGCTGCAGTACCTGTTTTACTTGGCCCAGGTGCCCATTGCCATGTCTCCACTCAGCAACAACAGCCTGTTCCTGGAGTATTCCAAGAATCCCCTCAGGGAGTTCCTGCAAAAGGGCCTGTGTGTGTCCCTCTCCACAGATGACCCATTACAGTTCCACTACACAAAG GAGGCCTTGATGGAGGAGTACGCCATAGCAGCACAACTGTGGAAACTGAGCACATGTGATGTGTGTGAGATCGCCAGAAATAGTGTGCTTCAGAGCGGTCTGTCTCATCAG GAAAAGAAACACTTCCTGGGTGAGAATTATCTACAGGATGGACCAGAGGGTAATGACATCCGCAGGACAAATGTGGCGCAGATCCGTATGGCCTATCGTCACGAAATCTTGTGTAATGAGCTCAGCTTCCTAGTGGATGCTGTGAAGTCAGAAGCGCTGTCTGCACAAGCCCCATAA